GCGGCGGGCGACCACCTGCAAGTCACGGTGCAGCCGGACGACGGCTACGGTGAGCGCGACGAGGAAGCCATTCAGGTCATCGCCCGCGAGGATTTCGACGACGACATCGAGGTGGGGGCCACCTACTTCGCCCAGGCCGAGGACGGCAGCGTGACGCCCTTCACCGTGATGTCACTGGAGGGCGACGACGTGACGGTGGACTTCAACCCGCCGCTGGCCGGTGAGGTGCTGAACTTCGACGTGACTGTCAAAAGTGTGCGCGACGCCACCGCCGACGAGCTGGAACACGGCCACGCCCACGGCGACGACGATCACGAAGACGAGGACGACGACTTCTAAACATCAGGCCTGAAAGAGCCGTCCCCTGAAGGTGAGAGGACGGCTCTTTCAGTTTCTCTGTTCAGCGCCGCCGCAACCCCAGCAGCAATCCGACCACGAACGCGCCGCCGAACGGCAGATCGTGGGTCAGCACGCCCGACACCCAGGTCCAGACACTCTTGCCGCTGTCTTGCAGCCAGGGGCCGCTGAGCGTTTCGAAGCGCAGCCAGTTGACGCTGACCAAGCCGAAATACGAGAGCAGTTGAATCG
This portion of the Deinococcus rubellus genome encodes:
- a CDS encoding FUN14 domain-containing protein yields the protein MSSGLPAAPPDSSLAHTLSQAIVPLLPPLSLGALLGFAAGYAVRVVGKIALLIVGLLFVAIQLLSYFGLVSVNWLRFETLSGPWLQDSGKSVWTWVSGVLTHDLPFGGAFVVGLLLGLRRR
- a CDS encoding FKBP-type peptidyl-prolyl cis-trans isomerase yields the protein MNISENKVVEIEYTLTVNGEVVDQSESGEPLTYLQGHGNIIPGLEKALDGKAAGDHLQVTVQPDDGYGERDEEAIQVIAREDFDDDIEVGATYFAQAEDGSVTPFTVMSLEGDDVTVDFNPPLAGEVLNFDVTVKSVRDATADELEHGHAHGDDDHEDEDDDF